Proteins from one Acidiphilium multivorum AIU301 genomic window:
- the rsfS gene encoding ribosome silencing factor — MAGPAPQAARQRRSADKAAERLAEMERVITESLADDKAENIVTIDLASRASFADRMVVATGLADRQIAAMATHLLEKLAAIGVKRVQVEGAGGSDWVLVDAGDIVVHLFKPEARELYALEKMWSADLDEPV, encoded by the coding sequence ATCGCCGGACCCGCGCCGCAAGCCGCCCGCCAGCGCCGCAGCGCGGACAAGGCGGCCGAACGGCTCGCGGAGATGGAACGGGTCATCACCGAGAGCCTCGCCGACGACAAGGCCGAGAACATCGTGACGATCGACCTCGCCAGCCGCGCCAGCTTCGCCGACCGCATGGTGGTCGCCACCGGCCTTGCCGACCGGCAGATCGCCGCGATGGCGACCCACCTGCTCGAAAAGCTCGCCGCGATCGGCGTCAAGCGCGTGCAGGTCGAGGGCGCCGGCGGGTCGGACTGGGTGCTGGTCGATGCCGGCGACATCGTCGTCCATCTCTTCAAGCCGGAAGCGCGCGAGCTCTACGCGCTCGAAAAGATGTGGAGTGCCGATCTGGACGAGCCGGTGTGA